The nucleotide sequence CAGCGTGTCGACCTCGCGCTTCCCTTGCTAGCCCTGCTCATTGTAACGTTATTGATAGAAGGATGGTTGGGACAACGATTTTAACGATCATGAAAACTGTAAAACTATAGACGCCGACCCGAGACCGAATTTTGAATTTGTAATTTTGAATATTGAATATTGAATTCCAATGCACCGCCGCAGATTCGTCCAACTGATAGCGCAAACAGCCTTCGGCAGCACGCTTCTGCCAAAGCTAACCTTTGCCAATCATCCCAACGAAAAACGCCCGCTCCAGTTCGTCTTCGCGCAAATCAAGTATCGCGGCGGCGATTGGAATCCGCATCCGCTTTCAGTGACGCCGCTGATGGAAGAGCTGATGGCGCGCACCAGCGTCGAAGCGGCCACGGTGCGCCATGAAGTTACATTGACCGATAAAGATTTATTCAACTATCCGTTTCTCTACTTGGCCGGCAAATACGAGTTCGATCCGTTCAGCGCCGATGAGATCGACAACCTGCGCCGGTTTTTGTCCTACGGCGGCTTCATGCTCATCGACGACGCGCTCGGCCAACCCGGCTACGGCTTCGACAAAGCGGTGCGCCGGGAACTGCAAAAAATATTTCCTACTAACGAATTAAAACGTATTCCCAGCGGCCACGCGGCGCTGCGCAGCTACTATCTTTTACGCCGCATCGGCGGCGTGCGCATCGCCAGTCCGAATCTGGAAGGCATCGCCATCGGCAACTCGACGCCGGTGATTTACTGTCAGAACGACTTGAGCGGCGCCTGGGAGCGCGACCAGCTCGGCAAGTGGACCAACGCCTGCGCCCCCGGCGGCGAGGCTCAACGCAAGGATGCCTTTCATCTTGGAATTAACATCATTCTCTACGCCATGACCGAAAACTATAAAGACGACCTGATTCATGTGCCCTTCATCCGCAAGCGGCTGACGCGCTAAGCATGCAAGAACTTTTTCTCATCGGCACCCTGCCCGGCTGGCTGGTCGGCGCGATCAATGTCGTCACCGTCGCGCTGCTGGTGCAGCAATTTCTCGGACTGAAAAAACGGCTGGCCCTCGGCCAGAGTACATTTCTTACTTTGCTGCGCGCGCTGGTTTACGCCGGCTTGATTTTTTTCCTGCTCGGCCCGGCGTTGGTCGACAAACGCGTCAGCAAATTGCGCCGGCCGCTGACCTTGTTGATCGACAGTTCCCAGAGCATGAGCTTTTCCGCCGGCGGAAAATCCCCGGATAAGAACGCCAAGTCCCGCCTCGACTTGACGCGAGACAAACTCGAAACGCCGATCGCCAACAACGAGACGCTGCTCCAGAAAATGAATCGCGACTTCGATCTGCGCGTGATTCGCTTCGGCACCGGCTTGGAGCCCATCGCGCCGGGCAGCTTGGCGAAATTGACAGCGCAGGATCCCGGCACGCGGCTGCTCGAACTATTGCAGAGCGCCGCCAAAGACAGTGCGGCGCAGAGTGGGATTGTCGTTTTCTCCGACGGCATTACCAACGGCGATAGAAAATCCCTCGACGGCGCGCCGCCCTGGCCGGTGCCGGTGTTCACCGTCGGCGTCGGCGACGCGGAAAACTTTATCGACGTGCGCATCGCTAAACTGGGCGCGCCGGAGTTCGCCTTTCGCGGACGCGAATTCAAGATCGATCTGACCGTCGCCGCCTCGGGCATGAAGGGCAAATCGGTGCCGCTGTTTTTCAACCGCGGCAAGAATCTCGTCACCACGCGCAACATCGCCATCGACGCCGACCCCTTCGAGCAAAAGATCACGCTCAGTTTCACGCCCAAGGATTTGGGCACCCATGGTTTTTCCGTTAGCATTCCGGCCCAGCCCGGCGAACAGATCGCCCAGAACAATCAGAAGGAATTTAAAGTCGATGTCCAGCGCGACAAGATTCGCGTCCTGACGCTTTCCGGTTCGCCGGCGTGGAATTATCGTTTTCTGCGCATGGCGCTCAAACAAGACCCGCTGATCGAACTGGTCTCCTTCGTTTTCCTACGTACGCCCACCGACACGGTCGACGTGCCCGAGAGCCAGTTGAGCCTGATCCCTTTTCCCATCGACGATATTTTTCTCGAAGAGTTAAAAAACTTCGACGTGATTTTTTTCGACGACTTTTCCCATCGCGCCTATTTCAATCCCGTCTATCTAGAACGGGTGCGCGACTTCGTCCGCGACGGCGGCGGCTTGGCGATGTTCGGCGGTAGCCGGTCTTTCGACAGCGGCGGTTACGGCGACAGCGCGCTACGCGAAGTCTTGCCAGTGGAACTGGACGGCAAAGGCAACTACCAATCCGGCGGCGCGATCGACGCGTTGCTAACCACAGCCGGCAAGGGTCACCCGATCACCCGGCTTGTGCCCGATCCAAAAGCCAACGAAGAGGCTTGGAAGCAACTGCCGCCGCTCACCGGCTTGAATCAAGTGCGCGGCGTGCGCGGCGAAACTCTCCTGACCACCGGCAGCGAAGGAACACCGCTGTTGGCCGTCAGCCGCTACGGTAAAGGACGCACGCTGGCGTTGATGAGCGACGATGCCTGGCGGTGGAATTTCATCGCCGTGGGAAATAAAGAGACGCCGCAAAATCATTTAAAGCTCATGCGCCAGGCGGTGCGTTGGCTGGCCCAAGAACCTTCCTTCGAACAAGTGCGACTTCATCCGGTGGCCTCGGCGCAGCCCGGCGAAAAAGTCGCGATCAAACTCAAAGTCTTAAAAGACGACTTCACGCCGACGCGCCAAGCTTCCGTGCAACTGCGGGTGATCAACGCAGAGGGCGAACCGACACTGGTCGCCGCCAGCGCCGACGGCGAAGAAGGCGAATACAGCGGCGAGTTCATTCCGACCAAGGAAGGCACTTACCGCATCGAAGCCGAAGCAAATTTAGCGGGAAAAACCTTGGGCAAAGACAAAACCAGTTTCACCGCGGCGTTCACTTACGGTGAAACCGACGATGGCCGGCCGCGCTTCGACCTGCTCAAGCAAATCGCCGAGAGCAGCAAGGGCGAATATTTTTCGATCGACGATTGGAATCAAAAGACCCTGGACAAAATCGCCGCCAAACTGGAAGCCGTGGCACCGTCCCAAATCATCGAACAGCGCCAAACCCGCCTGTGGAGCAACCTCTGGCCCTTCGGAATTATCCTCGTGTTGCTAAGCGTCGAATGGTGGATGCGCCGAAAATGGGGATTAATTTAAAAATATCTGTAGGGGCGGACCTACGTGTCCGCCCTCCGAACGGGCGATCACACAGGATCGCCCCTACACAAAAATCCCGGACCGACAAACAATGATTCGAATCCAAAGCCGAATCACAATCGTGATCGCGCTGCTGCTATCGCCAACGCGCGTTCTAGCCTTTTGCCACGAACTCGACGTCGTCCAAGGAAAAGTATTTCACGCCGCCGCCAGCGCCGCCCCCGCGGTAACCATCGAATGGCTCGGCCACTCGACGTTTCAGATCACCTCCTCCAAAGGCACCCGCGTGCTCACCGATCCCCACGGCGCGTTCGACTTACCGCGGCCGACGCTGCCGCAACATATCGTCACCACCAGCCACCAGCACGGCCCGCACAACAGCGTCCACATGGCGCCCGGCACGCCGGTGATTTTGCATGGGCTGAGCC is from Deltaproteobacteria bacterium and encodes:
- a CDS encoding DUF4159 domain-containing protein, which gives rise to MHRRRFVQLIAQTAFGSTLLPKLTFANHPNEKRPLQFVFAQIKYRGGDWNPHPLSVTPLMEELMARTSVEAATVRHEVTLTDKDLFNYPFLYLAGKYEFDPFSADEIDNLRRFLSYGGFMLIDDALGQPGYGFDKAVRRELQKIFPTNELKRIPSGHAALRSYYLLRRIGGVRIASPNLEGIAIGNSTPVIYCQNDLSGAWERDQLGKWTNACAPGGEAQRKDAFHLGINIILYAMTENYKDDLIHVPFIRKRLTR